The following proteins come from a genomic window of Meles meles chromosome 1, mMelMel3.1 paternal haplotype, whole genome shotgun sequence:
- the MROH6 gene encoding maestro heat-like repeat-containing protein family member 6 isoform X5: MSLDRGLNQSWSLRARLPSPPGAVRPLRGPVRTPRVPRRRGSLRTWQCTRLPAWRRRALRGRRPQRSHCPQLRRSRASLWRRRMAAELWPSLSRNQSVNGQVLVQLLWALKAQAGRELEALAATRALGEMLAVSGCVGATRGFYPHLLLLLVTQLHQLARGVCAPGSPKVWAPSQRGPPHSHASCAVEALKALLTGDGGRMVVTCMEQAGGWRRLVGAHTHLEGVLLLASAMVAHADHHLRGLFANVLPQLRSPDDAQRLTAMAFFAGLLQSRPTARLLREEVILERLRAWQGDPEPAVRWLGLLGLGHLALNRGKVRHVSRLLPALLAALGEGDARLVDAALGALGRLLLQPRAPVRLLSAQLGPRLPRLLDDARDSVRASAVGLLGTLVRRGRAGLRVGLRGPLRKLLLQSLVPLLLRLHDPSREAAETSEWALARCDQALRWGLLEDMVTVAHYDSPEALSRICRCLVQQYPSHTPSFLSQTQGYLRSPQTPLRWAAAVLLGEAVLASVPRARSSGSWTGPSLMGAGGQHSRACLGPGFLVHHTSPGRVNQDVLDSLFQDLGQLQSDPEPAVAAAAHASAQQVALLAQARPRRPHLLRRSLLGPGLWRHGRPPRPPPFYPNSPFQPRSVIGHWGCLGPGCA, encoded by the exons ATGAGCCTGGACAGGGGCTTGAACCAGAGTTGGAGCCTAAGAGCGCGACTGCCATCCCCGCCGGGGGCTGTGAGGCCCCTGAGGGGCCCTGTCAG GACCCCCAGAGTTCCCAGGAGGAGGGGGTCCTTGCGGACCTGGCAGTGTACACGGCTGCCTGCCTGGAGGAGGCGGGCTTTGCGGGGACGCAGGCCACAGCGCTCACACTGTCCTCAGCTCCGCAGGTCCCGGGCGAGCCTCTGGAGGCGCAG GATGGCGGCTGAACTGTGGCCCAGCCTGAGCCGGAATCAGAGCGTGAACGGGCAGGTGCTGGTCCAGCTGCTGTGGGCGCTGAAGGCCCAAGCTGGGCGGGAGCTGGAGGCCTTGGCG GCCACTCGGGCCCTTGGGGAGATGCTGGCTGTGTCTGGCTGCGTGGGTGCCACGCGGGGCTTCTACCCAcacctcctgctcctgctggtcACGCAGCTACACCAGCTAGCGCGGGGTGTGTGCGCCCCCGGCTCCCCGAAGGTGTGGGCCCCCTCGCAGCGAGGGCCGCCGCACAGCCACGCCAG CTGCGCGGTGGAGGCCTTGAAGGCCTTGCTCACCGGGGACGGTGGCCGCATGGTCGTCACGTGCATGGAgcaggctggaggctggaggaggcTGGTGGGAGCCCACACCCACCTCGAAGGCGTCCTGCTGCTGGCCAG CGCCATGGTGGCGCACGCGGACCACCACCTGCGAGGCCTGTTCGCGAACGTGCTGCCGCAGCTGCGCAGCCCCGACGACGCGCAGCGCCTCACGGCGATGGCCTTCTTCGCGGGG CTGCTGCAGAGTCGGCCCACGGCGAGGCTCCTGCGGGAGGAGGTCATCCTGGAGCGGCTCCGGGCCTGGCAGGGCGACCCTGAGCCCGCCGTGCGCTGGCTGGGCCTGCTGGGCCTCGGCCACCTGGCGCTGAACCGCGGGAAG GTGCGACACGTGAGCAGGCTGCTGCCCGCGCTGCTGGCTGCGCTGGGCGAGGGCGACGCGAGGCTCGTGGACGCCGCGCTGGGCGCGCTGGGGAGGCTCCTGCTGCAGCCTCGGGCGCCCGTGCGGCTCCTGAGCGCGCAGCTGGGGCCGCGCCTCCCACGGCTGCTGGACGAC GCCAGGGACTCAGTCCGCGCCTCGGCCGTGGGGCTTCTCGGGACGCTGGTgcggcggggccgggccgggctccGGGTGGGGCTCCGCGGCCCTCTGCGGAAGCTGCTGCTCCAGAGCCTCGTCCCTCTGCTGTTGCGCCTGCACGATCCCAGCCGGGAGGCTGCTGAG ACTTCGGAGTGGGCCCTGGCCCGCTGTGACCAGGCCCTGCGTTGGGGCCTGCTGGAGGACATGGTCACTGTGGCCCACTACGACAGCCCTGAGGCCCTAAGCCGCATCTGCCGCTGCCTG GTTCAGCAGTACCCAAGTCACACCCCCAGCTTCCTGAGCCAGACCCAGGGCTACCTGCGGAGCCCACAGACCCCTTTGCGCTGGGCGGCGGCCGTGCTCCTAGGTGAGGCGGTCCTGGCGTCTGTCCCTCGCGCCCGGAGCTCTGGGAGCTGGACCGGGCCTTCCCTGATGGGCGCCGGCGGCCAGCACTCACGGGCATGTCTCGGTCCAGGCTTCCTCGTCCATCACACCAGCCCTGGCCGCGTCAACCAGGACGTGCTGGACTCCCTGTTCCAGG ACCTGGGACAGCTGCAGAGTGACCCAGAGCCCGCCGTGGCCGCCGCGGCTCATGCGTCCGCCCAACAGGTGGCGCTGCTGGCCCAGGCCCGGCCCCGCCGCCCACATCTCCTCCGCCGGAGTCTCCTCGGCCCAGGCCTCTGGCGCCACGGCCGgcccccccggcccccaccaTTCTACCCCAACAGCCCGTTCCAGCCCCGGAGCGTCATAGGCCACTGGGGCTGCCTGGGACCCGGCTGCGCCTGA
- the MROH6 gene encoding maestro heat-like repeat-containing protein family member 6 isoform X2 translates to MAWGPWGQVRGGPLGALTLTALAEGIQANQEQIPGRSALGHEPGQGLEPELEPKSATAIPAGGCEAPEGPCQDPQSSQEEGVLADLAVYTAACLEEAGFAGTQATALTLSSAPQVPGEPLEAQVYALVSGLLAQVPSLAEGRPRRAALRVLSALAREHSREVVAALLRSSPHPDRMAAELWPSLSRNQSVNGQVLVQLLWALKAQAGRELEALAATRALGEMLAVSGCVGATRGFYPHLLLLLVTQLHQLARGVCAPGSPKVWAPSQRGPPHSHASCAVEALKALLTGDGGRMVVTCMEQAGGWRRLVGAHTHLEGVLLLASAMVAHADHHLRGLFANVLPQLRSPDDAQRLTAMAFFAGLLQSRPTARLLREEVILERLRAWQGDPEPAVRWLGLLGLGHLALNRGKVRHVSRLLPALLAALGEGDARLVDAALGALGRLLLQPRAPVRLLSAQLGPRLPRLLDDARDSVRASAVGLLGTLVRRGRAGLRVGLRGPLRKLLLQSLVPLLLRLHDPSREAAETSEWALARCDQALRWGLLEDMVTVAHYDSPEALSRICRCLVSTGRTVTAKGCDPLPARARPPKLGLLTLLARVVAGLRPVALRPCPGGSPGVPGPGADSATRSPCGMGPAILSRPRPPSGSAVPKSHPQLPEPDPGLPAEPTDPFALGGGRAPRLPRPSHQPWPRQPGRAGLPVPGPGTAAE, encoded by the exons ATGGCTTGGGGGCCGTGGGGCCAGGTCCGCGGGGGCCCTCTGGGGGCTCTAACCCTGACGGCTCTGGCTGAAGGGATCCAGGCCAACCAGGAGCAGATCCCAGGTCGCTCTGCCCTGGGCCATGAGCCTGGACAGGGGCTTGAACCAGAGTTGGAGCCTAAGAGCGCGACTGCCATCCCCGCCGGGGGCTGTGAGGCCCCTGAGGGGCCCTGTCAG GACCCCCAGAGTTCCCAGGAGGAGGGGGTCCTTGCGGACCTGGCAGTGTACACGGCTGCCTGCCTGGAGGAGGCGGGCTTTGCGGGGACGCAGGCCACAGCGCTCACACTGTCCTCAGCTCCGCAGGTCCCGGGCGAGCCTCTGGAGGCGCAG GTGTATGCCCTGGTGAGCGGGCTGCTGGCACAGGTGCCCAGCCTGGCGGAAGGGAGGCCCCGGCGGGCGGCCCTCCGGGTGCTGAGCGCGCTGGCCCGGGAGCACTCTCGGGAGGTGGTTGCTGCGCTGCTGCGCAGCTCGCCGCACCCAGACCG GATGGCGGCTGAACTGTGGCCCAGCCTGAGCCGGAATCAGAGCGTGAACGGGCAGGTGCTGGTCCAGCTGCTGTGGGCGCTGAAGGCCCAAGCTGGGCGGGAGCTGGAGGCCTTGGCG GCCACTCGGGCCCTTGGGGAGATGCTGGCTGTGTCTGGCTGCGTGGGTGCCACGCGGGGCTTCTACCCAcacctcctgctcctgctggtcACGCAGCTACACCAGCTAGCGCGGGGTGTGTGCGCCCCCGGCTCCCCGAAGGTGTGGGCCCCCTCGCAGCGAGGGCCGCCGCACAGCCACGCCAG CTGCGCGGTGGAGGCCTTGAAGGCCTTGCTCACCGGGGACGGTGGCCGCATGGTCGTCACGTGCATGGAgcaggctggaggctggaggaggcTGGTGGGAGCCCACACCCACCTCGAAGGCGTCCTGCTGCTGGCCAG CGCCATGGTGGCGCACGCGGACCACCACCTGCGAGGCCTGTTCGCGAACGTGCTGCCGCAGCTGCGCAGCCCCGACGACGCGCAGCGCCTCACGGCGATGGCCTTCTTCGCGGGG CTGCTGCAGAGTCGGCCCACGGCGAGGCTCCTGCGGGAGGAGGTCATCCTGGAGCGGCTCCGGGCCTGGCAGGGCGACCCTGAGCCCGCCGTGCGCTGGCTGGGCCTGCTGGGCCTCGGCCACCTGGCGCTGAACCGCGGGAAG GTGCGACACGTGAGCAGGCTGCTGCCCGCGCTGCTGGCTGCGCTGGGCGAGGGCGACGCGAGGCTCGTGGACGCCGCGCTGGGCGCGCTGGGGAGGCTCCTGCTGCAGCCTCGGGCGCCCGTGCGGCTCCTGAGCGCGCAGCTGGGGCCGCGCCTCCCACGGCTGCTGGACGAC GCCAGGGACTCAGTCCGCGCCTCGGCCGTGGGGCTTCTCGGGACGCTGGTgcggcggggccgggccgggctccGGGTGGGGCTCCGCGGCCCTCTGCGGAAGCTGCTGCTCCAGAGCCTCGTCCCTCTGCTGTTGCGCCTGCACGATCCCAGCCGGGAGGCTGCTGAG ACTTCGGAGTGGGCCCTGGCCCGCTGTGACCAGGCCCTGCGTTGGGGCCTGCTGGAGGACATGGTCACTGTGGCCCACTACGACAGCCCTGAGGCCCTAAGCCGCATCTGCCGCTGCCTGGTCAGTACGGGGAGGACGGTGACAGCGAAGGGGTGTGATCCGCTGCCCGCCAGGGCACGACCCCCAAAACTCGgtctcctcaccctcctggccagggTGGTGGCAGGTCTAAGACCTGTGGCCCTGAGGCCTTGCCCTGGGGGTTCCCCCGGGGTCCCCGGGCCTGGGGCTGACTCTGCCACCCGCTCTCCATGCGGGATGGGTCCCGCCATACTGTCACGACCCCGTCCGCCCTCAGGTTCAGCAGTACCCAAGTCACACCCCCAGCTTCCTGAGCCAGACCCAGGGCTACCTGCGGAGCCCACAGACCCCTTTGCGCTGGGCGGCGGCCGTGCTCCTAG GCTTCCTCGTCCATCACACCAGCCCTGGCCGCGTCAACCAGGACGTGCTGGACTCCCTGTTCCAGG ACCTGGGACAGCTGCAGAGTGA
- the MROH6 gene encoding maestro heat-like repeat-containing protein family member 6 isoform X4, whose protein sequence is MAWGPWGQVRGGPLGALTLTALAEGIQANQEQIPGRSALGHEPGQGLEPELEPKSATAIPAGGCEAPEGPCQDPQSSQEEGVLADLAVYTAACLEEAGFAGTQATALTLSSAPQVPGEPLEAQVYALVSGLLAQVPSLAEGRPRRAALRVLSALAREHSREVVAALLRSSPHPDRMAAELWPSLSRNQSVNGQVLVQLLWALKAQAGRELEALAATRALGEMLAVSGCVGATRGFYPHLLLLLVTQLHQLARGVCAPGSPKVWAPSQRGPPHSHASCAVEALKALLTGDGGRMVVTCMEQAGGWRRLVGAHTHLEGVLLLASAMVAHADHHLRGLFANVLPQLRSPDDAQRLTAMAFFAGLLQSRPTARLLREEVILERLRAWQGDPEPAVRWLGLLGLGHLALNRGKVRHVSRLLPALLAALGEGDARLVDAALGALGRLLLQPRAPVRLLSAQLGPRLPRLLDDARDSVRASAVGLLGTLVRRGRAGLRVGLRGPLRKLLLQSLVPLLLRLHDPSREAAETSEWALARCDQALRWGLLEDMVTVAHYDSPEALSRICRCLASSSITPALAASTRTCWTPCSRTWDSCRVTQSPPWPPRLMRPPNRWRCWPRPGPAAHISSAGVSSAQASGATAGPPGPHHSTPTARSSPGAS, encoded by the exons ATGGCTTGGGGGCCGTGGGGCCAGGTCCGCGGGGGCCCTCTGGGGGCTCTAACCCTGACGGCTCTGGCTGAAGGGATCCAGGCCAACCAGGAGCAGATCCCAGGTCGCTCTGCCCTGGGCCATGAGCCTGGACAGGGGCTTGAACCAGAGTTGGAGCCTAAGAGCGCGACTGCCATCCCCGCCGGGGGCTGTGAGGCCCCTGAGGGGCCCTGTCAG GACCCCCAGAGTTCCCAGGAGGAGGGGGTCCTTGCGGACCTGGCAGTGTACACGGCTGCCTGCCTGGAGGAGGCGGGCTTTGCGGGGACGCAGGCCACAGCGCTCACACTGTCCTCAGCTCCGCAGGTCCCGGGCGAGCCTCTGGAGGCGCAG GTGTATGCCCTGGTGAGCGGGCTGCTGGCACAGGTGCCCAGCCTGGCGGAAGGGAGGCCCCGGCGGGCGGCCCTCCGGGTGCTGAGCGCGCTGGCCCGGGAGCACTCTCGGGAGGTGGTTGCTGCGCTGCTGCGCAGCTCGCCGCACCCAGACCG GATGGCGGCTGAACTGTGGCCCAGCCTGAGCCGGAATCAGAGCGTGAACGGGCAGGTGCTGGTCCAGCTGCTGTGGGCGCTGAAGGCCCAAGCTGGGCGGGAGCTGGAGGCCTTGGCG GCCACTCGGGCCCTTGGGGAGATGCTGGCTGTGTCTGGCTGCGTGGGTGCCACGCGGGGCTTCTACCCAcacctcctgctcctgctggtcACGCAGCTACACCAGCTAGCGCGGGGTGTGTGCGCCCCCGGCTCCCCGAAGGTGTGGGCCCCCTCGCAGCGAGGGCCGCCGCACAGCCACGCCAG CTGCGCGGTGGAGGCCTTGAAGGCCTTGCTCACCGGGGACGGTGGCCGCATGGTCGTCACGTGCATGGAgcaggctggaggctggaggaggcTGGTGGGAGCCCACACCCACCTCGAAGGCGTCCTGCTGCTGGCCAG CGCCATGGTGGCGCACGCGGACCACCACCTGCGAGGCCTGTTCGCGAACGTGCTGCCGCAGCTGCGCAGCCCCGACGACGCGCAGCGCCTCACGGCGATGGCCTTCTTCGCGGGG CTGCTGCAGAGTCGGCCCACGGCGAGGCTCCTGCGGGAGGAGGTCATCCTGGAGCGGCTCCGGGCCTGGCAGGGCGACCCTGAGCCCGCCGTGCGCTGGCTGGGCCTGCTGGGCCTCGGCCACCTGGCGCTGAACCGCGGGAAG GTGCGACACGTGAGCAGGCTGCTGCCCGCGCTGCTGGCTGCGCTGGGCGAGGGCGACGCGAGGCTCGTGGACGCCGCGCTGGGCGCGCTGGGGAGGCTCCTGCTGCAGCCTCGGGCGCCCGTGCGGCTCCTGAGCGCGCAGCTGGGGCCGCGCCTCCCACGGCTGCTGGACGAC GCCAGGGACTCAGTCCGCGCCTCGGCCGTGGGGCTTCTCGGGACGCTGGTgcggcggggccgggccgggctccGGGTGGGGCTCCGCGGCCCTCTGCGGAAGCTGCTGCTCCAGAGCCTCGTCCCTCTGCTGTTGCGCCTGCACGATCCCAGCCGGGAGGCTGCTGAG ACTTCGGAGTGGGCCCTGGCCCGCTGTGACCAGGCCCTGCGTTGGGGCCTGCTGGAGGACATGGTCACTGTGGCCCACTACGACAGCCCTGAGGCCCTAAGCCGCATCTGCCGCTGCCTG GCTTCCTCGTCCATCACACCAGCCCTGGCCGCGTCAACCAGGACGTGCTGGACTCCCTGTTCCAGG ACCTGGGACAGCTGCAGAGTGACCCAGAGCCCGCCGTGGCCGCCGCGGCTCATGCGTCCGCCCAACAGGTGGCGCTGCTGGCCCAGGCCCGGCCCCGCCGCCCACATCTCCTCCGCCGGAGTCTCCTCGGCCCAGGCCTCTGGCGCCACGGCCGgcccccccggcccccaccaTTCTACCCCAACAGCCCGTTCCAGCCCCGGAGCGTCATAG
- the MROH6 gene encoding maestro heat-like repeat-containing protein family member 6 isoform X1 gives MAWGPWGQVRGGPLGALTLTALAEGIQANQEQIPGRSALGHEPGQGLEPELEPKSATAIPAGGCEAPEGPCQDPQSSQEEGVLADLAVYTAACLEEAGFAGTQATALTLSSAPQVPGEPLEAQVYALVSGLLAQVPSLAEGRPRRAALRVLSALAREHSREVVAALLRSSPHPDRMAAELWPSLSRNQSVNGQVLVQLLWALKAQAGRELEALAATRALGEMLAVSGCVGATRGFYPHLLLLLVTQLHQLARGVCAPGSPKVWAPSQRGPPHSHASCAVEALKALLTGDGGRMVVTCMEQAGGWRRLVGAHTHLEGVLLLASAMVAHADHHLRGLFANVLPQLRSPDDAQRLTAMAFFAGLLQSRPTARLLREEVILERLRAWQGDPEPAVRWLGLLGLGHLALNRGKVRHVSRLLPALLAALGEGDARLVDAALGALGRLLLQPRAPVRLLSAQLGPRLPRLLDDARDSVRASAVGLLGTLVRRGRAGLRVGLRGPLRKLLLQSLVPLLLRLHDPSREAAETSEWALARCDQALRWGLLEDMVTVAHYDSPEALSRICRCLVQQYPSHTPSFLSQTQGYLRSPQTPLRWAAAVLLGEAVLASVPRARSSGSWTGPSLMGAGGQHSRACLGPGFLVHHTSPGRVNQDVLDSLFQDLGQLQSDPEPAVAAAAHASAQQVALLAQARPRRPHLLRRSLLGPGLWRHGRPPRPPPFYPNSPFQPRSVIGHWGCLGPGCA, from the exons ATGGCTTGGGGGCCGTGGGGCCAGGTCCGCGGGGGCCCTCTGGGGGCTCTAACCCTGACGGCTCTGGCTGAAGGGATCCAGGCCAACCAGGAGCAGATCCCAGGTCGCTCTGCCCTGGGCCATGAGCCTGGACAGGGGCTTGAACCAGAGTTGGAGCCTAAGAGCGCGACTGCCATCCCCGCCGGGGGCTGTGAGGCCCCTGAGGGGCCCTGTCAG GACCCCCAGAGTTCCCAGGAGGAGGGGGTCCTTGCGGACCTGGCAGTGTACACGGCTGCCTGCCTGGAGGAGGCGGGCTTTGCGGGGACGCAGGCCACAGCGCTCACACTGTCCTCAGCTCCGCAGGTCCCGGGCGAGCCTCTGGAGGCGCAG GTGTATGCCCTGGTGAGCGGGCTGCTGGCACAGGTGCCCAGCCTGGCGGAAGGGAGGCCCCGGCGGGCGGCCCTCCGGGTGCTGAGCGCGCTGGCCCGGGAGCACTCTCGGGAGGTGGTTGCTGCGCTGCTGCGCAGCTCGCCGCACCCAGACCG GATGGCGGCTGAACTGTGGCCCAGCCTGAGCCGGAATCAGAGCGTGAACGGGCAGGTGCTGGTCCAGCTGCTGTGGGCGCTGAAGGCCCAAGCTGGGCGGGAGCTGGAGGCCTTGGCG GCCACTCGGGCCCTTGGGGAGATGCTGGCTGTGTCTGGCTGCGTGGGTGCCACGCGGGGCTTCTACCCAcacctcctgctcctgctggtcACGCAGCTACACCAGCTAGCGCGGGGTGTGTGCGCCCCCGGCTCCCCGAAGGTGTGGGCCCCCTCGCAGCGAGGGCCGCCGCACAGCCACGCCAG CTGCGCGGTGGAGGCCTTGAAGGCCTTGCTCACCGGGGACGGTGGCCGCATGGTCGTCACGTGCATGGAgcaggctggaggctggaggaggcTGGTGGGAGCCCACACCCACCTCGAAGGCGTCCTGCTGCTGGCCAG CGCCATGGTGGCGCACGCGGACCACCACCTGCGAGGCCTGTTCGCGAACGTGCTGCCGCAGCTGCGCAGCCCCGACGACGCGCAGCGCCTCACGGCGATGGCCTTCTTCGCGGGG CTGCTGCAGAGTCGGCCCACGGCGAGGCTCCTGCGGGAGGAGGTCATCCTGGAGCGGCTCCGGGCCTGGCAGGGCGACCCTGAGCCCGCCGTGCGCTGGCTGGGCCTGCTGGGCCTCGGCCACCTGGCGCTGAACCGCGGGAAG GTGCGACACGTGAGCAGGCTGCTGCCCGCGCTGCTGGCTGCGCTGGGCGAGGGCGACGCGAGGCTCGTGGACGCCGCGCTGGGCGCGCTGGGGAGGCTCCTGCTGCAGCCTCGGGCGCCCGTGCGGCTCCTGAGCGCGCAGCTGGGGCCGCGCCTCCCACGGCTGCTGGACGAC GCCAGGGACTCAGTCCGCGCCTCGGCCGTGGGGCTTCTCGGGACGCTGGTgcggcggggccgggccgggctccGGGTGGGGCTCCGCGGCCCTCTGCGGAAGCTGCTGCTCCAGAGCCTCGTCCCTCTGCTGTTGCGCCTGCACGATCCCAGCCGGGAGGCTGCTGAG ACTTCGGAGTGGGCCCTGGCCCGCTGTGACCAGGCCCTGCGTTGGGGCCTGCTGGAGGACATGGTCACTGTGGCCCACTACGACAGCCCTGAGGCCCTAAGCCGCATCTGCCGCTGCCTG GTTCAGCAGTACCCAAGTCACACCCCCAGCTTCCTGAGCCAGACCCAGGGCTACCTGCGGAGCCCACAGACCCCTTTGCGCTGGGCGGCGGCCGTGCTCCTAGGTGAGGCGGTCCTGGCGTCTGTCCCTCGCGCCCGGAGCTCTGGGAGCTGGACCGGGCCTTCCCTGATGGGCGCCGGCGGCCAGCACTCACGGGCATGTCTCGGTCCAGGCTTCCTCGTCCATCACACCAGCCCTGGCCGCGTCAACCAGGACGTGCTGGACTCCCTGTTCCAGG ACCTGGGACAGCTGCAGAGTGACCCAGAGCCCGCCGTGGCCGCCGCGGCTCATGCGTCCGCCCAACAGGTGGCGCTGCTGGCCCAGGCCCGGCCCCGCCGCCCACATCTCCTCCGCCGGAGTCTCCTCGGCCCAGGCCTCTGGCGCCACGGCCGgcccccccggcccccaccaTTCTACCCCAACAGCCCGTTCCAGCCCCGGAGCGTCATAGGCCACTGGGGCTGCCTGGGACCCGGCTGCGCCTGA
- the MROH6 gene encoding maestro heat-like repeat-containing protein family member 6 isoform X3 has product MAWGPWGQVRGGPLGALTLTALAEGIQANQEQIPGRSALGHEPGQGLEPELEPKSATAIPAGGCEAPEGPCQDPQSSQEEGVLADLAVYTAACLEEAGFAGTQATALTLSSAPQVPGEPLEAQVYALVSGLLAQVPSLAEGRPRRAALRVLSALAREHSREVVAALLRSSPHPDRMAAELWPSLSRNQSVNGQVLVQLLWALKAQAGRELEALAATRALGEMLAVSGCVGATRGFYPHLLLLLVTQLHQLARGVCAPGSPKVWAPSQRGPPHSHASCAVEALKALLTGDGGRMVVTCMEQAGGWRRLVGAHTHLEGVLLLASAMVAHADHHLRGLFANVLPQLRSPDDAQRLTAMAFFAGLLQSRPTARLLREEVILERLRAWQGDPEPAVRWLGLLGLGHLALNRGKVRHVSRLLPALLAALGEGDARLVDAALGALGRLLLQPRAPVRLLSAQLGPRLPRLLDDARDSVRASAVGLLGTLVRRGRAGLRVGLRGPLRKLLLQSLVPLLLRLHDPSREAAETSEWALARCDQALRWGLLEDMVTVAHYDSPEALSRICRCLVQQYPSHTPSFLSQTQGYLRSPQTPLRWAAAVLLGFLVHHTSPGRVNQDVLDSLFQDLGQLQSDPEPAVAAAAHASAQQVALLAQARPRRPHLLRRSLLGPGLWRHGRPPRPPPFYPNSPFQPRSVIGHWGCLGPGCA; this is encoded by the exons ATGGCTTGGGGGCCGTGGGGCCAGGTCCGCGGGGGCCCTCTGGGGGCTCTAACCCTGACGGCTCTGGCTGAAGGGATCCAGGCCAACCAGGAGCAGATCCCAGGTCGCTCTGCCCTGGGCCATGAGCCTGGACAGGGGCTTGAACCAGAGTTGGAGCCTAAGAGCGCGACTGCCATCCCCGCCGGGGGCTGTGAGGCCCCTGAGGGGCCCTGTCAG GACCCCCAGAGTTCCCAGGAGGAGGGGGTCCTTGCGGACCTGGCAGTGTACACGGCTGCCTGCCTGGAGGAGGCGGGCTTTGCGGGGACGCAGGCCACAGCGCTCACACTGTCCTCAGCTCCGCAGGTCCCGGGCGAGCCTCTGGAGGCGCAG GTGTATGCCCTGGTGAGCGGGCTGCTGGCACAGGTGCCCAGCCTGGCGGAAGGGAGGCCCCGGCGGGCGGCCCTCCGGGTGCTGAGCGCGCTGGCCCGGGAGCACTCTCGGGAGGTGGTTGCTGCGCTGCTGCGCAGCTCGCCGCACCCAGACCG GATGGCGGCTGAACTGTGGCCCAGCCTGAGCCGGAATCAGAGCGTGAACGGGCAGGTGCTGGTCCAGCTGCTGTGGGCGCTGAAGGCCCAAGCTGGGCGGGAGCTGGAGGCCTTGGCG GCCACTCGGGCCCTTGGGGAGATGCTGGCTGTGTCTGGCTGCGTGGGTGCCACGCGGGGCTTCTACCCAcacctcctgctcctgctggtcACGCAGCTACACCAGCTAGCGCGGGGTGTGTGCGCCCCCGGCTCCCCGAAGGTGTGGGCCCCCTCGCAGCGAGGGCCGCCGCACAGCCACGCCAG CTGCGCGGTGGAGGCCTTGAAGGCCTTGCTCACCGGGGACGGTGGCCGCATGGTCGTCACGTGCATGGAgcaggctggaggctggaggaggcTGGTGGGAGCCCACACCCACCTCGAAGGCGTCCTGCTGCTGGCCAG CGCCATGGTGGCGCACGCGGACCACCACCTGCGAGGCCTGTTCGCGAACGTGCTGCCGCAGCTGCGCAGCCCCGACGACGCGCAGCGCCTCACGGCGATGGCCTTCTTCGCGGGG CTGCTGCAGAGTCGGCCCACGGCGAGGCTCCTGCGGGAGGAGGTCATCCTGGAGCGGCTCCGGGCCTGGCAGGGCGACCCTGAGCCCGCCGTGCGCTGGCTGGGCCTGCTGGGCCTCGGCCACCTGGCGCTGAACCGCGGGAAG GTGCGACACGTGAGCAGGCTGCTGCCCGCGCTGCTGGCTGCGCTGGGCGAGGGCGACGCGAGGCTCGTGGACGCCGCGCTGGGCGCGCTGGGGAGGCTCCTGCTGCAGCCTCGGGCGCCCGTGCGGCTCCTGAGCGCGCAGCTGGGGCCGCGCCTCCCACGGCTGCTGGACGAC GCCAGGGACTCAGTCCGCGCCTCGGCCGTGGGGCTTCTCGGGACGCTGGTgcggcggggccgggccgggctccGGGTGGGGCTCCGCGGCCCTCTGCGGAAGCTGCTGCTCCAGAGCCTCGTCCCTCTGCTGTTGCGCCTGCACGATCCCAGCCGGGAGGCTGCTGAG ACTTCGGAGTGGGCCCTGGCCCGCTGTGACCAGGCCCTGCGTTGGGGCCTGCTGGAGGACATGGTCACTGTGGCCCACTACGACAGCCCTGAGGCCCTAAGCCGCATCTGCCGCTGCCTG GTTCAGCAGTACCCAAGTCACACCCCCAGCTTCCTGAGCCAGACCCAGGGCTACCTGCGGAGCCCACAGACCCCTTTGCGCTGGGCGGCGGCCGTGCTCCTAG GCTTCCTCGTCCATCACACCAGCCCTGGCCGCGTCAACCAGGACGTGCTGGACTCCCTGTTCCAGG ACCTGGGACAGCTGCAGAGTGACCCAGAGCCCGCCGTGGCCGCCGCGGCTCATGCGTCCGCCCAACAGGTGGCGCTGCTGGCCCAGGCCCGGCCCCGCCGCCCACATCTCCTCCGCCGGAGTCTCCTCGGCCCAGGCCTCTGGCGCCACGGCCGgcccccccggcccccaccaTTCTACCCCAACAGCCCGTTCCAGCCCCGGAGCGTCATAGGCCACTGGGGCTGCCTGGGACCCGGCTGCGCCTGA